A region of Bradyrhizobium sp. SZCCHNS1050 DNA encodes the following proteins:
- a CDS encoding CobW family GTP-binding protein: MSDASKTPVTVLTGYLGAGKTTLLNRILSEDHGKKYAVIVNEFGEIGIDNDLIVGADEEVFEMNNGCICCTVRGDLVRIISGLMRRKGKFDAIIVETTGLADPAPVAQTFFVDEDVQKNARLDAVVTVADAKWLSDRLKDAPEAKNQIAFADVIVLNKTDLVTKPELAEVEARIRAINPYAKLHRTERCQIAIADVLERGAFDLDRILEIEPQFLEAGDDHDHHHHDHDHGHDHHHHHDHGLKHYHDEEMQSLSLRSDKPLDPSKFMPWLQNLVQTEGGKILRSKGILSFQDDDDRYVFQGVHMMLEGDHQRKWKPDEARQSRVVFIGRELPEDAIREGFERCIVT, translated from the coding sequence ATGTCCGACGCGAGCAAGACACCAGTGACGGTCCTGACCGGCTATCTCGGGGCCGGCAAGACCACGCTTCTGAACCGCATCCTCTCGGAAGACCACGGCAAGAAGTACGCCGTCATCGTCAACGAATTCGGCGAGATAGGCATCGACAACGACCTCATCGTCGGCGCCGATGAGGAAGTGTTCGAGATGAACAATGGCTGCATCTGCTGCACCGTGCGCGGCGATCTCGTGCGCATCATCTCCGGCCTGATGCGCCGCAAGGGCAAGTTCGACGCGATCATCGTCGAGACCACGGGGCTCGCCGATCCGGCGCCGGTGGCGCAGACCTTCTTCGTCGACGAGGACGTGCAGAAGAACGCGCGGCTCGACGCGGTCGTGACGGTGGCCGACGCGAAGTGGCTCTCGGACCGGCTCAAGGATGCGCCGGAGGCGAAGAACCAGATCGCGTTTGCCGACGTCATCGTGCTCAACAAGACCGACCTCGTCACCAAGCCGGAGCTCGCCGAGGTCGAGGCGCGTATCCGCGCCATCAACCCCTATGCAAAGCTGCATCGCACCGAGCGCTGTCAGATCGCGATCGCGGATGTGCTGGAGCGCGGCGCGTTCGATCTCGACCGCATTCTGGAGATCGAGCCGCAATTCCTCGAAGCGGGCGACGATCACGATCATCACCACCATGATCACGACCACGGCCATGATCACCATCATCATCACGATCACGGCCTGAAGCACTATCACGACGAGGAGATGCAGTCGCTGTCGCTGCGCTCCGACAAGCCGCTCGATCCGTCGAAATTCATGCCGTGGCTGCAGAACCTGGTGCAGACCGAGGGCGGCAAGATCCTGCGCTCCAAGGGCATCCTGTCGTTCCAGGACGATGACGACCGCTACGTCTTCCAGGGCGTGCACATGATGCTCGAAGGCGATCACCAGCGGAAGTGGAAGCCCGACGAGGCGCGCCAGAGCCGCGTCGTCTTCATCGGCCGCGAGCTGCCGGAAGACGCCATCCGCGAAGGCTTCGAACGCTGCATCGTGACCTGA
- a CDS encoding transposase — protein sequence MIVPFRCVGIDVCKPYLDIFDEAVGAPERIANGPQAITQLVARWGCDVLVVFEATGVYDLELREALRRAGIRFARINPARARDFARASGQLAKTDPIDARTLAAFGRAMQPATEQAMTPAQSALARLAKRRDQLVAMRAQEKNRRSEAEDRAMAERISRLIEVLNDEIVEIEAEINALIKAEPVLAEQAQLMRSVPGVGPVACMQLITQMPELGHLGPKEVAALAGLAPFNRDSGAYRGKRKIGGGRKRVRDALYMAALNAVRRADRFKIFYNRLRQAGKPAKLALIAVARKLLTILNAMMRDRKPYAITPST from the coding sequence GTGATCGTACCTTTTCGTTGCGTCGGAATCGACGTTTGCAAACCCTATCTCGATATTTTTGATGAAGCCGTGGGGGCGCCGGAGCGCATCGCCAACGGGCCACAGGCCATCACACAGCTGGTGGCGCGTTGGGGATGCGATGTTCTGGTGGTCTTTGAGGCCACGGGTGTCTACGACCTCGAACTGCGCGAGGCCCTGCGTCGGGCGGGCATCCGCTTTGCGCGGATCAACCCGGCTCGAGCTCGCGATTTCGCCCGCGCCAGCGGCCAACTCGCCAAGACCGATCCGATCGACGCGCGAACGCTGGCAGCCTTTGGGCGCGCCATGCAGCCAGCCACCGAGCAGGCCATGACGCCTGCCCAAAGCGCCCTCGCCAGGCTTGCAAAACGGCGGGATCAACTGGTTGCCATGCGCGCCCAGGAAAAGAACCGCCGCAGCGAGGCCGAGGACCGCGCCATGGCCGAACGCATCAGCCGCCTGATCGAGGTCCTCAATGACGAGATCGTCGAGATCGAGGCCGAGATCAACGCGCTCATCAAAGCCGAGCCGGTGCTTGCGGAGCAGGCACAGCTGATGCGCTCCGTGCCCGGTGTGGGACCCGTCGCCTGCATGCAACTCATCACCCAGATGCCGGAACTCGGCCATCTCGGGCCAAAGGAGGTAGCCGCTCTTGCGGGCCTGGCTCCCTTCAATCGCGATAGCGGGGCGTATCGTGGCAAGCGCAAGATCGGCGGCGGCCGGAAGCGTGTCCGCGACGCCCTCTACATGGCCGCCCTCAACGCCGTCCGCCGCGCCGATCGCTTCAAGATCTTTTACAACCGTCTGCGCCAAGCCGGTAAACCCGCCAAGCTCGCCCTCATCGCCGTCGCCAGGAAGCTTCTAACCATCCTGAATGCCATGATGCGCGACCGAAAACCTTATGCGATCACTCCATCAACATAA
- a CDS encoding homospermidine synthase, producing MSSQIHAKITGPIVMIGFGSIGKGTLPLIERHFDYDKSRFVIIDPHDDGALAKKHGVRFIQQGVTRDNYRELLVPLLTEGGGQGFCVNLSVDTSSVDLMTMCREIGALYIDTVVEPWAGFYFDKQMGVEQRSNYALRETLLAARRKSPGGTTAVSTCGANPGMVSWFVKQALLDIAKDTNTEIVEPKSREGWAQLMQKLGVKGVHIAERDTQRSKNPKPMDVFVNTWSVEGFVSEGMQPAELGWGTHETWMPENGRRHSEGCGAAIYLLQPGANTRVRSWCPTPGAQYGFLVTHNESISIADYYTVRDGDKVVYRPTCHYAYHPANDAVLSLHEIFGATGKMQGKWHILDENEIVDGIDELGVLLYGHGKNAYWYGSQLSIEETRRIAPYQNATGMQVSSAVLAGMVWALENPTAGIVEADEMDFRRCLEIQSPYLGPVKGYYTDWTPLNDRPGLFPEDIDTSDPWQFRNILVR from the coding sequence ATGAGCTCGCAGATCCACGCGAAGATCACCGGCCCCATCGTGATGATCGGCTTCGGCTCGATCGGCAAGGGCACCCTGCCCCTGATCGAACGCCATTTCGACTACGACAAGAGCCGCTTCGTCATCATCGATCCGCATGACGACGGCGCGCTGGCGAAGAAGCATGGCGTCCGCTTCATCCAGCAGGGCGTGACCCGCGACAATTACCGCGAGCTGCTGGTGCCGCTGCTCACCGAAGGCGGCGGCCAGGGCTTCTGCGTGAACCTGTCGGTCGACACCTCCTCGGTCGACCTCATGACCATGTGCCGCGAGATCGGCGCGCTCTACATCGACACCGTGGTCGAGCCGTGGGCCGGCTTCTATTTCGACAAGCAGATGGGCGTCGAGCAGCGCTCCAACTACGCGCTGCGCGAGACGCTGTTGGCTGCCCGCCGCAAAAGCCCCGGCGGCACCACCGCCGTCTCGACCTGCGGCGCCAATCCCGGCATGGTGTCCTGGTTCGTCAAGCAGGCGCTGCTCGACATCGCCAAGGACACCAACACCGAGATCGTCGAGCCGAAGAGCCGCGAGGGCTGGGCGCAGCTGATGCAGAAGCTCGGCGTCAAGGGCGTCCACATCGCCGAGCGCGACACGCAGCGCTCGAAGAATCCGAAGCCGATGGACGTGTTCGTCAACACCTGGTCGGTCGAGGGCTTCGTCTCGGAGGGCATGCAGCCGGCCGAGCTCGGCTGGGGCACGCACGAGACATGGATGCCGGAGAACGGCCGCCGCCACAGCGAAGGCTGCGGTGCCGCGATCTATCTGCTGCAGCCGGGCGCCAATACCCGCGTGCGCTCGTGGTGTCCGACGCCGGGCGCGCAATACGGCTTCCTGGTGACCCACAATGAGTCGATCTCGATCGCCGACTACTACACCGTGCGCGACGGCGACAAGGTGGTGTACCGCCCGACCTGCCACTACGCCTATCACCCGGCCAATGACGCGGTGCTGTCGCTGCACGAGATCTTCGGCGCCACCGGCAAGATGCAGGGAAAGTGGCACATCCTCGACGAGAACGAGATCGTCGACGGCATCGACGAACTCGGCGTGCTGCTCTACGGCCACGGCAAGAACGCCTATTGGTACGGCTCGCAGCTCTCGATCGAGGAGACCCGCCGCATCGCGCCGTACCAGAACGCGACCGGCATGCAGGTGTCATCCGCCGTGCTCGCCGGCATGGTGTGGGCGCTGGAAAACCCGACCGCCGGCATCGTCGAGGCCGACGAGATGGACTTCCGCCGCTGCCTGGAGATCCAGTCGCCCTATCTCGGCCCGGTGAAGGGCTACTACACGGATTGGACCCCGCTGAACGACCGCCCGGGGCTTTTCCCGGAGGATATCGACACGTCGGATCCCTGGCAGTTCCGCAACATCCTGGTGCGGTGA
- a CDS encoding WD40 repeat domain-containing protein — MTSFDQGGEAASIVSVTDKVKPVSLGMAVTAVHYLGDRAAFVGTEESVAVVDGDGEISKVDVTGGGILSAVSDGSRILIGGDDGKVSSLDKAGSVSVLVTDPKRRWIDNVALHPDGAIAWSVGKTAFVRQPKGEEKSLEVPSTAGGLAFAPKGLRLAIAHYNGATLWFPNMAGEPEFLGWAGSHHAVTFSPDNKFLVTAMHEPALHGWRLADSRHMRMTGYPSRVKSMSWGSGGRFLATSGADMVILWPFVGKDGPMGKEPAMLAPMKAKVTAVACHPKQDILACGYEDGTVLMVRMQDGAEILVRRNETPPIVALGWNAAGTWLAFSDESGEAGLLRL, encoded by the coding sequence ATGACGTCGTTCGACCAGGGCGGCGAGGCCGCATCGATCGTCTCCGTCACCGACAAGGTGAAGCCGGTCTCGCTCGGCATGGCCGTCACGGCCGTGCACTATCTCGGCGATCGCGCCGCCTTCGTCGGCACCGAGGAGAGTGTCGCTGTCGTCGACGGCGACGGCGAGATCAGCAAGGTGGATGTCACCGGCGGCGGCATCCTGTCCGCGGTGTCGGACGGATCGCGCATCCTGATCGGCGGCGATGACGGCAAGGTCTCGTCGCTCGACAAGGCGGGCAGCGTGAGCGTGCTCGTGACCGATCCGAAGCGGCGCTGGATCGACAACGTTGCCCTTCATCCGGACGGTGCGATCGCCTGGTCGGTCGGCAAGACCGCGTTCGTGCGTCAGCCCAAGGGCGAGGAGAAGTCGCTCGAGGTGCCCTCGACCGCGGGCGGGTTGGCGTTCGCGCCGAAGGGCCTGCGGCTTGCGATCGCGCATTACAACGGCGCCACCTTGTGGTTTCCGAACATGGCGGGCGAGCCGGAATTCCTCGGCTGGGCCGGCTCGCATCACGCCGTCACCTTCAGCCCGGACAACAAGTTCCTGGTCACCGCGATGCACGAGCCGGCGCTGCATGGCTGGCGGCTCGCTGATAGCCGGCACATGCGGATGACCGGTTACCCCTCGCGGGTGAAGTCGATGTCCTGGGGCAGCGGCGGACGCTTCCTGGCGACCTCGGGTGCCGACATGGTCATCCTCTGGCCGTTCGTCGGCAAGGACGGCCCGATGGGCAAGGAGCCGGCGATGCTGGCGCCGATGAAGGCCAAGGTCACCGCGGTCGCCTGCCATCCCAAGCAGGACATCCTGGCCTGCGGCTACGAGGACGGCACCGTGCTGATGGTGCGGATGCAGGACGGCGCCGAGATCCTGGTGCGGCGGAACGAGACGCCGCCGATCGTGGCGCTGGGCTGGAATGCTGCGGGAACGTGGCTCGCTTTCTCCGATGAAAGTGGCGAGGCCGGGCTGCTGCGGCTCTGA
- a CDS encoding nickel/cobalt transporter, with product MTPRPSSARPLLTCAAIVAVLVAADAASHVLLAKSPFGAPAEPQVGGIVGWLLAKQSEFYRQMSGAIRSAKQDGSAVWWLLAISFAYGIFHAAGPGHGKAVIASYLVANQETAKRGIVLSFASGLMQALVAVAIVGIGAVLLNATAASMCSAEKVVEIASYGLIALLGARLVWVKGAAFLRTWQPAAPALALAGAPAAAVAQSAHDHGHAHDHQHREHHHDHHGHDHHGHDHHSHDHAHAVAHDHVHHDHVHGDDCGCGHSHGPAPSELAGPGGWQRGFQAIFAAGIRPCSGAILVLVFALAQGLFWAGVAATFVMGLGTAVTVATIAVLAVAAKDVARRLSAGREGGGALIMRGLEFGAAGLVLLFGAGLLLGYMAAERTTCF from the coding sequence ATGACACCTCGCCCCAGCTCCGCTCGACCGCTCCTTACCTGCGCCGCGATCGTCGCTGTGCTCGTTGCCGCCGACGCCGCCTCGCATGTGCTGCTCGCCAAATCGCCGTTCGGCGCACCGGCGGAGCCACAGGTCGGCGGCATCGTCGGCTGGCTGCTCGCGAAGCAGTCGGAGTTCTACCGGCAGATGTCGGGGGCGATCCGCTCGGCCAAGCAAGATGGCTCGGCGGTGTGGTGGCTGCTGGCGATCTCGTTCGCCTACGGCATCTTTCATGCTGCGGGCCCCGGCCACGGCAAGGCGGTGATCGCGTCCTATCTCGTCGCCAACCAGGAGACGGCGAAGCGCGGCATCGTGCTGTCGTTCGCCTCGGGCCTGATGCAGGCGCTGGTCGCGGTCGCCATCGTCGGGATCGGCGCCGTGCTGCTCAACGCCACCGCGGCCAGCATGTGCAGCGCCGAGAAGGTGGTGGAGATCGCGAGCTACGGCCTGATCGCGCTGCTCGGCGCGCGCCTGGTCTGGGTCAAGGGCGCGGCGTTCCTGCGCACCTGGCAGCCGGCGGCGCCGGCTCTGGCGCTCGCTGGCGCGCCCGCGGCTGCCGTGGCGCAGTCAGCCCATGATCATGGCCACGCGCATGATCACCAGCATCGTGAGCATCACCATGATCACCACGGTCATGACCATCATGGACACGATCATCATAGCCACGATCATGCTCATGCGGTGGCGCATGATCACGTCCATCATGATCACGTCCATGGCGACGATTGCGGCTGCGGCCATTCCCACGGCCCGGCGCCGAGCGAGCTCGCCGGACCCGGCGGCTGGCAGCGCGGCTTCCAGGCGATCTTCGCCGCCGGCATCCGGCCGTGCTCGGGCGCGATCCTGGTGCTGGTGTTCGCGCTGGCGCAGGGCCTGTTCTGGGCCGGCGTCGCCGCGACGTTCGTGATGGGGCTCGGCACCGCCGTGACGGTCGCGACCATCGCGGTGCTCGCCGTCGCCGCCAAGGACGTCGCCCGCCGACTCAGCGCCGGCCGCGAGGGCGGCGGCGCACTGATCATGCGCGGCCTCGAATTCGGTGCCGCCGGCCTCGTGCTGCTGTTCGGCGCCGGCCTGCTGCTCGGCTACATGGCGGCCGAGCGCACCACCTGCTTCTGA
- a CDS encoding M3 family metallopeptidase, whose amino-acid sequence MSDTTAVIDAQTNPLLVAWETPHQTPPFDAIKPEHFLPAFERAFADHAAEITAITHDPAEPDFANTITALERSGKLLSKVAAVFYDLVSAHSNPAILEIDKDVSLRMARHWNPIMMNAVLFGRIALLYDNRKDLKLTGEEQRLLERTYTRFRRAGAGLSDDDKVRMAEINEKLAQLGTTFSHHVLGDEQDWYLELGEDDRAGLSESFVAAAKAAADERGMPGKAIVTLSRSSVEPFLQSSGRRDLREKVFKAFTARGDNGNSNDNNAVIGEILSLREQAARIMGFPNFAAYRLEDSMAKTPEAVRGLLERVWKPARAKALADRDQLQEMITAEGGNFKLEAWDWRYYAEKLRQAKANFDDAAIKPYLSLDNMIAAAFDCATRLFGITFAERKDIPVWHPDVRVWEIKDAGGRHKALFYGDYFARSSKRSGAWMTSLRDQQKLDGDTAPLIINVCNFAKGADGQPSLLSPDDARTLFHEFGHGLHGILSNVTYPSLSGTAVFTDFVELPSQLYEHWQERPEVLQTFARHYQTGEPLPQDLLDRFLAARRFNQGFATVEFVSSALIDLEFHTQPAAASKDVRAFEKAEMEKIGMPPEIALRHRPTQFGHIFSGDHYAAGYYSYMWSEVMDADAFGAFEEAGNIFDPAVAKRLHDNVYASGGSVDPEAAYIAFRGREPEPDALLRRRGLLDVAKAA is encoded by the coding sequence ATGTCAGACACCACCGCTGTGATCGACGCCCAGACCAATCCGCTGCTCGTGGCCTGGGAGACCCCGCACCAGACACCGCCCTTCGACGCGATCAAACCCGAGCACTTCCTGCCGGCCTTCGAGCGCGCCTTCGCCGACCACGCCGCCGAAATCACCGCGATTACCCATGATCCGGCCGAGCCGGACTTCGCCAACACCATCACGGCGCTGGAGCGCTCGGGCAAGCTGCTGTCGAAGGTCGCGGCTGTCTTCTACGATCTGGTGTCGGCGCATTCCAACCCGGCGATTCTGGAGATCGACAAGGACGTGTCGCTGCGGATGGCGCGGCACTGGAACCCGATCATGATGAATGCCGTGCTGTTTGGCCGCATCGCGCTGCTCTACGACAATCGCAAGGACCTCAAGCTCACCGGCGAGGAGCAGCGGCTGCTGGAGCGCACCTACACCCGCTTCCGCCGTGCCGGCGCCGGCCTCTCGGACGACGACAAGGTGCGGATGGCCGAGATCAACGAGAAGCTCGCCCAGCTCGGCACCACCTTCAGCCATCACGTGCTCGGCGACGAGCAGGACTGGTACCTCGAGCTCGGCGAGGACGACCGCGCCGGCCTGTCCGAGAGCTTCGTGGCTGCCGCCAAGGCTGCGGCGGATGAGCGCGGCATGCCCGGCAAGGCGATCGTGACCCTGTCGCGCTCGTCGGTCGAGCCGTTCCTGCAGAGCTCAGGCAGGCGCGACCTGCGCGAGAAGGTGTTCAAGGCCTTCACCGCGCGGGGCGACAATGGCAATTCCAACGACAACAACGCCGTCATCGGCGAGATCCTGTCCTTGCGCGAGCAGGCCGCCAGGATCATGGGCTTTCCCAACTTCGCCGCCTATCGCCTCGAGGATTCCATGGCGAAGACGCCGGAGGCCGTGCGCGGGCTGCTGGAGCGCGTCTGGAAGCCGGCGCGCGCCAAGGCGCTGGCCGATCGCGATCAACTGCAGGAGATGATCACGGCGGAGGGCGGCAACTTCAAGCTCGAGGCCTGGGACTGGCGCTATTACGCCGAGAAGCTGCGCCAGGCGAAGGCCAACTTCGACGACGCCGCGATCAAGCCGTATCTCTCGCTCGACAACATGATCGCGGCCGCCTTCGATTGCGCCACCCGGCTGTTCGGCATCACCTTCGCCGAGCGCAAGGACATCCCGGTCTGGCATCCGGACGTCCGGGTCTGGGAGATCAAGGACGCGGGAGGCCGCCACAAGGCGCTGTTCTATGGCGACTACTTTGCCCGCTCGTCGAAGCGCTCCGGCGCCTGGATGACCTCGCTGCGCGACCAGCAGAAGCTCGACGGCGACACCGCGCCCTTGATCATCAACGTCTGCAACTTCGCCAAGGGGGCCGACGGACAGCCGTCGCTGCTGTCGCCGGACGATGCCCGCACGCTGTTCCACGAGTTCGGCCACGGCCTGCACGGCATCCTGTCCAACGTGACCTATCCGTCGCTGTCGGGCACTGCGGTGTTCACCGACTTCGTCGAGCTGCCGTCGCAGCTCTACGAGCACTGGCAGGAGCGTCCCGAGGTGCTGCAAACCTTCGCGCGCCACTACCAGACGGGCGAGCCGCTGCCGCAGGACCTGCTCGACCGCTTCCTGGCCGCGCGCCGCTTCAACCAGGGCTTTGCCACCGTCGAGTTCGTCTCCTCGGCGCTGATCGACCTCGAGTTCCACACCCAGCCGGCGGCGGCCTCCAAGGATGTTCGCGCCTTCGAAAAGGCCGAGATGGAGAAGATCGGCATGCCGCCCGAGATCGCGCTGCGCCACCGGCCGACCCAATTCGGCCACATCTTCTCGGGAGACCATTATGCGGCGGGCTATTACAGCTACATGTGGTCGGAGGTGATGGATGCGGATGCCTTCGGCGCCTTCGAGGAAGCCGGCAACATCTTCGACCCGGCGGTCGCCAAGCGGCTCCACGACAATGTCTACGCCTCCGGCGGCTCGGTCGATCCGGAAGCGGCCTACATCGCCTTCCGCGGCCGCGAGCCCGAGCCCGACGCGCTGCTGCGCCGGCGCGGCCTGCTCGACGTTGCCAAGGCGGCTTGA
- a CDS encoding DUF1007 family protein translates to MALVRFVLAALTLVLGASAASAHPHVWVTATSQLLYAADGSVTGVRHAWTFDDMFATYALQGLETKQKGVYTREELAPLAQTNAESLKEYAYFTFLKADGRKQKLEDPVDYYLEYKDTKLTLHFTLPLKAPVKPKQLQVEVYDPSYFIDFQMAEKDPVTLVSAPSGCKFGLVRPSDGGSVAQTMNEQTFLSGGANANFGMNFANKISVECP, encoded by the coding sequence ATGGCGCTGGTCCGGTTCGTCCTCGCTGCGCTGACGCTCGTGCTCGGCGCGAGCGCGGCGAGCGCCCATCCGCATGTCTGGGTCACCGCGACCAGCCAGCTGCTCTATGCGGCCGATGGCTCGGTGACCGGCGTGCGGCACGCCTGGACCTTCGACGACATGTTCGCGACCTATGCGCTGCAGGGCCTCGAGACCAAGCAGAAGGGCGTCTACACCCGCGAGGAGCTGGCGCCGCTGGCGCAGACCAACGCCGAGTCGCTGAAGGAATATGCCTACTTCACCTTCCTCAAGGCCGACGGGCGCAAGCAGAAGCTCGAGGACCCCGTCGACTATTACCTCGAATACAAGGACACCAAGCTGACCCTGCACTTCACCCTGCCGCTGAAGGCGCCGGTGAAGCCGAAGCAGCTCCAGGTCGAGGTCTACGATCCCAGCTATTTCATCGATTTCCAGATGGCGGAGAAGGATCCCGTCACGCTGGTCAGCGCTCCCTCGGGCTGCAAGTTCGGCCTGGTGAGACCGAGCGACGGCGGCTCCGTCGCGCAGACCATGAACGAACAGACATTCCTGAGCGGCGGGGCGAACGCCAATTTCGGAATGAATTTCGCCAACAAGATCTCAGTGGAATGTCCATGA
- a CDS encoding N-acetyltransferase, with product MTAFRIPSTAPSRTAAPFVIRSERASDVAARETLLDLCFGENRHERTCQRLRDGRAPAAGLALSAVRGGALVGTLRLWHVSAGGRDALMLGPLAVAAEARRLGVGAALMNAALMIAASRGHGAVILLGDAPYYARFGFSVAQTAALELPGPFERARLLGLELVEGALDGASGMIVATGAAERKARRSRRERPLRCAA from the coding sequence ATGACCGCTTTTCGCATCCCTTCGACTGCGCCCTCTCGGACTGCCGCTCCGTTCGTGATCCGCAGCGAACGGGCCTCCGACGTCGCAGCGCGCGAGACGCTGCTCGACCTGTGCTTTGGCGAGAATCGCCATGAGCGCACCTGCCAGCGCCTGCGCGACGGACGCGCGCCCGCCGCGGGCCTCGCTTTGTCGGCGGTGCGCGGCGGCGCGCTGGTGGGAACGCTGCGGTTGTGGCACGTCAGCGCCGGCGGACGCGACGCGCTGATGCTGGGGCCGCTGGCGGTCGCGGCCGAGGCGCGCCGTCTCGGCGTTGGCGCTGCACTGATGAATGCCGCGCTGATGATCGCGGCGTCGCGCGGCCATGGCGCCGTGATCCTGCTCGGCGATGCGCCCTATTACGCCCGCTTCGGCTTCTCGGTCGCGCAGACCGCCGCGCTGGAGCTGCCCGGCCCGTTCGAACGCGCGCGGCTGCTCGGGCTCGAGCTGGTCGAAGGCGCGCTGGACGGCGCGTCGGGCATGATCGTCGCGACCGGCGCTGCCGAACGCAAGGCCCGCCGCTCGCGTCGCGAGCGGCCGCTGCGATGCGCAGCGTGA
- a CDS encoding type III PLP-dependent enzyme has protein sequence MTERIREFLRNRREEGLDHEPCLVVDLEIVRDNYMSFARALPDSRVFYAVKANPAPEVLSLLASLGSSFDTATVAEIEMALAAGATPDRISYGNTIKKERDIARAYALGIRLFAVDCAAEVEKIARAAPGAKVFCRILYDCAGAEWPLSRKFGCDPEMAVEVLDLAKRLGLEPCGISFHVGSQQRKVKAWDRALAMASTVFRDCAERGINLTMVNMGGGFPTKYLKDVPPVVQYGRSIFRALRKHFGNQIPETIIEPGRGMVGNAGIIESEVVLISKKSDEDELRWVYLDIGKFGGLAETMDESIRYAIRTPHEGAEMTPCVLAGPTCDSADVMYEKLPYPLPVTLSIGDKVLIEGTGAYTSTYASVAFNGIPPLKTYHI, from the coding sequence ATGACCGAACGTATCCGGGAATTCCTGCGCAACCGCCGCGAGGAAGGTCTGGACCACGAGCCCTGTCTCGTCGTCGACCTCGAGATCGTGCGCGACAACTACATGAGCTTCGCTCGCGCGCTGCCGGACAGCCGCGTGTTCTATGCGGTCAAGGCCAACCCGGCGCCGGAAGTGCTGTCGCTGCTCGCCTCGCTCGGCTCCTCCTTCGACACGGCGACGGTCGCCGAGATCGAGATGGCGCTGGCCGCCGGCGCGACGCCTGACCGCATCTCCTATGGCAACACCATCAAGAAGGAGCGGGACATCGCGCGCGCTTATGCGCTCGGCATCCGCCTGTTCGCGGTCGACTGCGCCGCCGAGGTCGAGAAGATCGCGCGCGCAGCGCCCGGCGCCAAGGTGTTCTGCCGCATCCTGTACGATTGCGCCGGCGCCGAATGGCCCCTGTCGCGCAAGTTCGGCTGCGATCCGGAGATGGCTGTGGAAGTGCTGGACCTGGCCAAGCGGCTGGGCCTGGAGCCGTGCGGCATCTCGTTCCATGTCGGCTCGCAGCAGCGCAAGGTGAAGGCGTGGGACCGCGCGCTGGCGATGGCCTCGACGGTGTTCCGCGACTGCGCCGAGCGCGGCATCAACCTGACCATGGTCAACATGGGCGGGGGCTTCCCGACCAAGTACCTGAAGGACGTGCCGCCGGTCGTGCAGTACGGCCGCTCGATCTTCCGCGCGCTGCGCAAGCATTTCGGCAACCAGATCCCGGAGACGATCATCGAGCCGGGCCGTGGCATGGTCGGCAACGCGGGGATCATCGAGTCGGAAGTGGTGCTGATCTCGAAGAAGAGCGACGAGGACGAGCTGCGCTGGGTCTATCTCGACATCGGCAAGTTCGGCGGCCTCGCCGAGACGATGGACGAGTCGATCCGCTACGCGATCCGCACCCCGCATGAGGGCGCGGAGATGACCCCGTGCGTGCTCGCCGGCCCGACCTGCGATTCGGCCGACGTGATGTACGAGAAGCTGCCGTATCCGCTGCCGGTGACGCTCTCGATCGGCGACAAGGTGCTGATCGAGGGGACCGGGGCCTATACGTCGACCTATGCGTCGGTGGCCTTCAACGGCATCCCCCCGCTGAAGACCTATCACATCTGA
- a CDS encoding RidA family protein — protein MSRRLISTGSPFEKTAGYSRAVIDGDFAFVAGTTGYDYTTMTMPADVTSQSRNCFKTIAAALQEGGFEMADIVRATYYLTDVNDADAHFAVCGEVLGDIRPAATLLVVAALLKPEMKVEIEVTAKRRSR, from the coding sequence ATGTCCCGCCGCCTGATCTCTACCGGATCACCGTTCGAGAAGACCGCCGGTTACAGCCGCGCCGTCATCGATGGCGACTTCGCCTTCGTCGCCGGCACCACCGGCTATGACTACACCACCATGACGATGCCGGCCGATGTCACGAGCCAGTCACGCAACTGCTTCAAGACCATCGCCGCTGCCCTGCAGGAGGGCGGCTTCGAGATGGCCGATATCGTCCGCGCGACCTACTACCTGACCGACGTCAACGACGCCGATGCCCATTTTGCGGTCTGCGGCGAAGTCCTCGGCGACATCCGCCCCGCCGCAACGCTGCTGGTCGTCGCGGCGCTGCTCAAGCCGGAGATGAAGGTGGAAATCGAAGTCACCGCCAAGCGCCGCAGCCGCTAA